One stretch of Xiphophorus maculatus strain JP 163 A chromosome 19, X_maculatus-5.0-male, whole genome shotgun sequence DNA includes these proteins:
- the LOC102222470 gene encoding solute carrier family 2, facilitated glucose transporter member 1-like, with protein sequence MHGLLFQSHLTATLLASILGAVLGPLQIGYHTGNVNAPARIIEEFFNSTLRARHNQSMTDHSLTLLWSLSVSIKDFGALLASLGVKHLADSYGRRNSILIANCLSVAAACIMFASKASGAFEVLILGRLVFGLFCGLVMGLNQLYIQEVSPTNLRGAFATLNQVSLASGILIGMVAGLETTLGTKSNWAMMLSLSLIPALTQYLVLPFCPESPRYLLMNQGEERKAETALLRLRGHAARVSRELEEMKEEAAHTPTRVTVRDFLQKRSYREPILIVLLVNLGSQLSGFNAIINYSTKMFQATFNEAKYLTLGVGVVNVAFTLVAFFFMERAGRRKLLLIGFLSIGVCNFLMTIVDSVLHLVPELRSLQVLLVFCVVSAYELGPGPVSWFIAAELFDQPGRPIAMALTSMVNWGGKFVLALVFPPLLKICGAYVYLIFTAVALLAFAVTWLRLPETKGRTFDDIAEEFRGAEGIPLHNSGGFNTFA encoded by the exons ATGCACGGTTTGTTGTTTCAGAGCCATCTGACAGCAACACTCCTGGCCTCCATCCTGGGAGCCGTCCTCGGGCCCCTGCAGATCGGCTACCACACTGGCAACGTCAACGCTCCGGCCAGG ATCATCGAAGAGTTCTTCAACAGCACATTGAGAGCCAGACACAACCAATCGATGACGGATCACAGCCTGACCCTGCTGTGGTCGCTATCCGTCAGCATCAAGGACTTTGGAGCGTTGCTGGCCTCTCTGGGGGTTAAACACCTGGCAGATTCATACGGCAG ACGAAACTCCATCCTGATCGCCAACTGTCTGTCAGTGGCAGCGGCATGCATTATGTTTGCCTCTAAAGCCAGCGGGGCGTTTGAGGTTCTCATCCTGGGACGGCTGGTGTTTGGCCTGTTCTGCGGTCTTGTGATGGGTCTAAACCAACTCTACATCCAGGAAGTGTCCCCTACCAATCTGAGAGGAGCCTTTGCCACACTCAACCAAGTGTCATTAGCCTCTGGCATCCTGATAGGGATG GTGGCTGGTCTGGAAACAACGCTGGGCACGAAGAGCAACTGGGCGATGATGTTGTCCCTGTCGCTCATTCCGGCCCTGACACAGTATCTGGTTCTGCCTTTCTGCCCAGAAAGCCCTCGCTACCTCCTGATGAACCAGGGAGAGGAAAGGAAAGCAGAAACCG CCCTGCTGAGACTGCGAGGCCACGCTGCCAGAGTGTCCAGAGAGCTGGAGGAAATGAAGGAAGAGGCTGCACACACCCCGACCCGCGTCACCGTCCGGGATTTCCTCCAGAAACGGAGCTACAGGGAACCAATCCTCATTGTTCTCCTCGTCAACTTAGGGAGCCAGCTTTCTGGATTCAATGCa ATTATCAACTACTCCACTAAAATGTTCCAGGCCACGTTCAATGAGGCCAAATATCTGACTCTAGGTGTGGGAGTTGTCAATGTCGCCTTCACTTTGGTTGCA TTCTTCTTCATGGAGCGGGCCGGGAGGAGGAAGCTGTTGCTGATTGGTTTCCTCTCCATAGGAGTTTGCAATTTCCTTATGACCATTGTCGACTCTGTTCTG CACCTGGTCCCAGAGCTGCGGAGCCTGCAGGTCCTGCTGGTGTTCTGCGTGGTCTCGGCCTACGAGCTGGGCCCCGGCCCCGTCTCCTGGTTCATCGCCGCCGAACTGTTCGACCAGCCCGGGAGACCGATCGCCATGGCGCTCACCAGCATGGTCAACTGGGGAGGGAAGTTCGTCCTCGCCCTCGTCTTCCCTCCATTGCTG AAAATCTGCGGGGCCTATGTCTACTTGATTTTCACGGCCGTGGCTCTGCTCGCCTTCGCCGTCACGTGGCTCCGCCTCCCAGAGACCAAAGGCCGCACGTTCGACGACATTGCGGAGGAGTTCAGGGGAGCGGAGGGAATCCCGCTGCACAACAGCGGCGGATTCAACACCTTCGCCTGA